One genomic window of Pecten maximus chromosome 3, xPecMax1.1, whole genome shotgun sequence includes the following:
- the LOC117324628 gene encoding uncharacterized protein LOC117324628 produces the protein MSPKCFLLRTLLKNSHFGMSVWYDLPTEHEAFLKTANIKLKGKNETRVKADIRKSDTVKGHIRKSDTVKGHIRKSDTVKGHIRQSDTIKGHIRKSDTVKGHIRKSDTIKGHIRKSDTVKGHIRKSDTVMGHIRKGDSVKRHIRQSDTVKGHIRKGNIVRRHIRQSDTVKGHIRKSDTVKGHIRKSDTVNGHVGKSDTVKGHIRKSDTIKGHIRKSDTVKGHIRKRDTVKRHIRQSDTVKGHIRKSDTVKGHIWKSDTVKGHIRKSDTIKGHIRKGNTVKGHIRKGDTVKGHIRNGDTVKGHIRKADTVKGHIRKSDTIKGHIRKSDTVRGHIRESDTVKGHIRKSDTVKGHIRKGDIVKGHIRK, from the coding sequence ATGTCTCCTAAATGTTTCCTCCTCCGAACTCTCCTAAAAAACTCTCACTTTGGAATGTCAGTATGGTATGACCTACCGACAGAACACGAAGCCTTTCTCAAAACGGCAAACATTAAACTAAAAGGCAAAAACGAGACACGTGTCAAGGCAGACATAAGGAAGTCAGACACCGTCAAGGGACACATCAGAAAGTCAGACACCGTCAAGGGACACATCAGGAAGTCAGACACCGTCAAGGGACACATAAGGCAGTCAGACACCATCAAGGGACACATCAGAAAGTCAGACACCGTCAAGGGACACATCAGAAAGTCAGACACCATCAAAGGACACATCAGAAAGTCAGACACCGTCAAGGGACACATCAGAAAGTCAGACACCGTCATGGGACACATCAGGAAGGGAGACAGCGTCAAGCGACACATAAGGCAGTCAGACACCGTCAAGGGACACATCAGGAAGGGAAACATCGTCAGGCGACACATAAGGCAGTCAGACACCGTCAAGGGACACATCAGAAAGTCAGACACCGTCAAGGGACACATCAGGAAGTCAGACACCGTCAATGGACACGTAGGGAAGTCAGACACCGTCAAGGGACACATCAGGAAGTCAGACACCATCAAGGGACACATCAGGAAGTCAGACACCGTCAAGGGACACATCAGGAAGCGAGACACAGTCAAGCGACACATAAGGCAGTCAGACACCGTCAAGGGACACATAAGGAAGTCAGACACCGTCAAAGGACACATATGGAAGTCAGACACCGTCAAGGGACACATAAGAAAGTCAGACACCATCAAAGGACACATCAGGAAGGGAAACACCGTCAAAGGACACATCAGGAAGGGAGACACCGTCAAGGGACACATCAGGAATGGAGACACAGTCAAGGGACACATCAGGAAGGCAGACACCGTCAAGGGACACATCAGGAAGTCAGACACCATCAAGGGACACATCAGGAAGTCAGATACCGTCAGGGGACACATAAGGGAGTCAGACACCGTCAAGGGACACATCAGGAAATCTGACACCGTCAAGGGACACATAAGGAAGGGAGACATCGTCAAGGGACATATAAGGAAGTGA